One Theropithecus gelada isolate Dixy chromosome 20, Tgel_1.0, whole genome shotgun sequence DNA segment encodes these proteins:
- the LOC112613720 gene encoding ATP-dependent RNA helicase DDX19B isoform X5 produces the protein MGPGGGRAGSGSRVEDRAAQSLLNKLIRSNLVDNTNQVEVLQRDPNSPLYSVKSFEELRLKPQLLQGVYAMGFNRPSKIQENALPLMLAEPPQNLIAQSQSGTGKTAAFVLAMLSQVEPANKYPQCLCLSPTYELALQTGKVIEQMGKFYPELKLAYAVRGNKLERGQKISEQIVIGTPGTVLDWCSKLKFIDPKKIKVFVLDEADVMIATQGHQDQSIRIQRMLPRNCQMLLFSATFEDSVWKFAQKVVPDPNIIKLKREEETLDTIKQYYVLCSSRDEKFQALCNLYGAITIAQAMIFCHTRKTASWLAAELSKEGHQVALLSGEMMVEQRAAVIERFREGKEKVLVTTNVCARGIDVEQVSVVINFDLPVDKDGNPDNETYLHRIGRTGRFGKRGLAVNMVDSKHSMNILNRIQEHFNKKIERLDTDDLDEIEKIAN, from the exons AGGACAGAGCTGCCCAGTCCTTACTCAACAAGCTGATCAGAAGCAACCTTGTCGATAACACAAACCAAGTAGAAGTCCTGCAGCGGGATCCAAACTCCCCTCTGTACTCAGTGAAGTCTTTTGAAGAGCTTCGGCT GAAACCACAGCTTCTCCAAGGAGTCTATGCCATGGGTTTCAATCGTCCATCCAAGATACAAGAGAATGCGTTGCCACTGATGCTTGCTGAGCC CCCACAGAACTTAATTGCCCAATCTCAGTCTGGTACTGGTAAAACAGCTGCCTTCGTGCTGGCCATGCTTAGCCAAGTAGAACCTGCAAACAAATACCCCCAG TGTCTATGCCTCTCCCCAACGTATGAGCTCGCCCTCCAAACAGGAAAAGTGATTGAACAAATGGGCAAATTTTACCCTGAACTGAAGCTAGCTTATGCTGTTCGAGGCAATAAAT TGGAAAGAGGCCAGAAGATCAGCGAGCAGATTGTCATTGGCACCCCTGGGACCGTGCTGGACTGGTGCTCCAAGCTCAAGTTCATTGATCCCAAGAAAATCAAGGTGTTTGTTCTGGATGAAGCTGATGTCATGATAGCCACTCAGGGCCACCAGGATCAGAGCATCCGCATCCAGAG GATGCTGCCCAGGAACTGCCAGATGCTGCTTTTCTCTGCCACCTTTGAAGACTCTGTCTGGAAGTTTGCCCAGAAAGTGGTCCCAGACCCAAACATTATCAAACTGAAGCGGGAAGAAGAGACCCTAGACACCATCAAGCAGTACTATGTCCTGTGCAGCAGCAGAGACGAGAAGTTCCAGGCCTTGTGTAACCTCTATGGGGCCATCACCATTGCTCAAGCCATGATCTTCTGCCAT ACTCGCAAAACAGCTAGTTGGCTGGCAGCAGAGCTCTCAAAAGAAGGCCACCAGGTGGCTCTGCTGAGTGGGGAGATGATGGTGGAGCAGAGGGCTGCGGTGATTGAGCGCTTCCGAGAGGGCAAAGAGAAGGTTCTGGTGACCACCAACGTGTGTGCCCGTG GCATCGATGTTGAACAAGTGTCTGTCGTCATCAACTTTGATCTTCCCGTGGACAAGGACGGGAACCCTGACAACGAGACCTACCTGCACCGGATCGGGCGCACAGGCCGCTTTGGCAAGAGGGGCCTGGCAGTGAACATGGTGGACAGCAAGCACAGCATGAACATCCTGAACAGAATCCAGGAGCATTTTA ATAAGAAGATAGAAAGATTGGACACGGATGATTTGGATGAGATTGAGAAAATAGCCAACTGA
- the LOC112613720 gene encoding ATP-dependent RNA helicase DDX19B isoform X4: MATDSWALAVDEQEAAAESLSNLHLKEEKIKPDANGAVVKTNTNAEKTDEEEKEDRAAQSLLNKLIRSNLVDNTNQVEVLQRDPNSPLYSVKSFEELRLPQNLIAQSQSGTGKTAAFVLAMLSQVEPANKYPQCLCLSPTYELALQTGKVIEQMGKFYPELKLAYAVRGNKLERGQKISEQIVIGTPGTVLDWCSKLKFIDPKKIKVFVLDEADVMIATQGHQDQSIRIQRMLPRNCQMLLFSATFEDSVWKFAQKVVPDPNIIKLKREEETLDTIKQYYVLCSSRDEKFQALCNLYGAITIAQAMIFCHTRKTASWLAAELSKEGHQVALLSGEMMVEQRAAVIERFREGKEKVLVTTNVCARGIDVEQVSVVINFDLPVDKDGNPDNETYLHRIGRTGRFGKRGLAVNMVDSKHSMNILNRIQEHFNKKIERLDTDDLDEIEKIAN, translated from the exons TTGAGCAACTTGCAtcttaaggaagagaaaatcaaaccAGATGCCAATG GTGCTGTTGTCAAGACCAATACCAATGCAGAGAAGACAGATGAAGAAGAGAAAG AGGACAGAGCTGCCCAGTCCTTACTCAACAAGCTGATCAGAAGCAACCTTGTCGATAACACAAACCAAGTAGAAGTCCTGCAGCGGGATCCAAACTCCCCTCTGTACTCAGTGAAGTCTTTTGAAGAGCTTCGGCT CCCACAGAACTTAATTGCCCAATCTCAGTCTGGTACTGGTAAAACAGCTGCCTTCGTGCTGGCCATGCTTAGCCAAGTAGAACCTGCAAACAAATACCCCCAG TGTCTATGCCTCTCCCCAACGTATGAGCTCGCCCTCCAAACAGGAAAAGTGATTGAACAAATGGGCAAATTTTACCCTGAACTGAAGCTAGCTTATGCTGTTCGAGGCAATAAAT TGGAAAGAGGCCAGAAGATCAGCGAGCAGATTGTCATTGGCACCCCTGGGACCGTGCTGGACTGGTGCTCCAAGCTCAAGTTCATTGATCCCAAGAAAATCAAGGTGTTTGTTCTGGATGAAGCTGATGTCATGATAGCCACTCAGGGCCACCAGGATCAGAGCATCCGCATCCAGAG GATGCTGCCCAGGAACTGCCAGATGCTGCTTTTCTCTGCCACCTTTGAAGACTCTGTCTGGAAGTTTGCCCAGAAAGTGGTCCCAGACCCAAACATTATCAAACTGAAGCGGGAAGAAGAGACCCTAGACACCATCAAGCAGTACTATGTCCTGTGCAGCAGCAGAGACGAGAAGTTCCAGGCCTTGTGTAACCTCTATGGGGCCATCACCATTGCTCAAGCCATGATCTTCTGCCAT ACTCGCAAAACAGCTAGTTGGCTGGCAGCAGAGCTCTCAAAAGAAGGCCACCAGGTGGCTCTGCTGAGTGGGGAGATGATGGTGGAGCAGAGGGCTGCGGTGATTGAGCGCTTCCGAGAGGGCAAAGAGAAGGTTCTGGTGACCACCAACGTGTGTGCCCGTG GCATCGATGTTGAACAAGTGTCTGTCGTCATCAACTTTGATCTTCCCGTGGACAAGGACGGGAACCCTGACAACGAGACCTACCTGCACCGGATCGGGCGCACAGGCCGCTTTGGCAAGAGGGGCCTGGCAGTGAACATGGTGGACAGCAAGCACAGCATGAACATCCTGAACAGAATCCAGGAGCATTTTA ATAAGAAGATAGAAAGATTGGACACGGATGATTTGGATGAGATTGAGAAAATAGCCAACTGA
- the LOC112613720 gene encoding ATP-dependent RNA helicase DDX19B isoform X1 — MAGAAGQVRGRALRRFPITLPVGDLSNLHLKEEKIKPDANGAVVKTNTNAEKTDEEEKEDRAAQSLLNKLIRSNLVDNTNQVEVLQRDPNSPLYSVKSFEELRLKPQLLQGVYAMGFNRPSKIQENALPLMLAEPPQNLIAQSQSGTGKTAAFVLAMLSQVEPANKYPQCLCLSPTYELALQTGKVIEQMGKFYPELKLAYAVRGNKLERGQKISEQIVIGTPGTVLDWCSKLKFIDPKKIKVFVLDEADVMIATQGHQDQSIRIQRMLPRNCQMLLFSATFEDSVWKFAQKVVPDPNIIKLKREEETLDTIKQYYVLCSSRDEKFQALCNLYGAITIAQAMIFCHTRKTASWLAAELSKEGHQVALLSGEMMVEQRAAVIERFREGKEKVLVTTNVCARGIDVEQVSVVINFDLPVDKDGNPDNETYLHRIGRTGRFGKRGLAVNMVDSKHSMNILNRIQEHFNKKIERLDTDDLDEIEKIAN; from the exons TTGAGCAACTTGCAtcttaaggaagagaaaatcaaaccAGATGCCAATG GTGCTGTTGTCAAGACCAATACCAATGCAGAGAAGACAGATGAAGAAGAGAAAG AGGACAGAGCTGCCCAGTCCTTACTCAACAAGCTGATCAGAAGCAACCTTGTCGATAACACAAACCAAGTAGAAGTCCTGCAGCGGGATCCAAACTCCCCTCTGTACTCAGTGAAGTCTTTTGAAGAGCTTCGGCT GAAACCACAGCTTCTCCAAGGAGTCTATGCCATGGGTTTCAATCGTCCATCCAAGATACAAGAGAATGCGTTGCCACTGATGCTTGCTGAGCC CCCACAGAACTTAATTGCCCAATCTCAGTCTGGTACTGGTAAAACAGCTGCCTTCGTGCTGGCCATGCTTAGCCAAGTAGAACCTGCAAACAAATACCCCCAG TGTCTATGCCTCTCCCCAACGTATGAGCTCGCCCTCCAAACAGGAAAAGTGATTGAACAAATGGGCAAATTTTACCCTGAACTGAAGCTAGCTTATGCTGTTCGAGGCAATAAAT TGGAAAGAGGCCAGAAGATCAGCGAGCAGATTGTCATTGGCACCCCTGGGACCGTGCTGGACTGGTGCTCCAAGCTCAAGTTCATTGATCCCAAGAAAATCAAGGTGTTTGTTCTGGATGAAGCTGATGTCATGATAGCCACTCAGGGCCACCAGGATCAGAGCATCCGCATCCAGAG GATGCTGCCCAGGAACTGCCAGATGCTGCTTTTCTCTGCCACCTTTGAAGACTCTGTCTGGAAGTTTGCCCAGAAAGTGGTCCCAGACCCAAACATTATCAAACTGAAGCGGGAAGAAGAGACCCTAGACACCATCAAGCAGTACTATGTCCTGTGCAGCAGCAGAGACGAGAAGTTCCAGGCCTTGTGTAACCTCTATGGGGCCATCACCATTGCTCAAGCCATGATCTTCTGCCAT ACTCGCAAAACAGCTAGTTGGCTGGCAGCAGAGCTCTCAAAAGAAGGCCACCAGGTGGCTCTGCTGAGTGGGGAGATGATGGTGGAGCAGAGGGCTGCGGTGATTGAGCGCTTCCGAGAGGGCAAAGAGAAGGTTCTGGTGACCACCAACGTGTGTGCCCGTG GCATCGATGTTGAACAAGTGTCTGTCGTCATCAACTTTGATCTTCCCGTGGACAAGGACGGGAACCCTGACAACGAGACCTACCTGCACCGGATCGGGCGCACAGGCCGCTTTGGCAAGAGGGGCCTGGCAGTGAACATGGTGGACAGCAAGCACAGCATGAACATCCTGAACAGAATCCAGGAGCATTTTA ATAAGAAGATAGAAAGATTGGACACGGATGATTTGGATGAGATTGAGAAAATAGCCAACTGA
- the LOC112613720 gene encoding ATP-dependent RNA helicase DDX19B isoform X7 has protein sequence MGFNRPSKIQENALPLMLAEPPQNLIAQSQSGTGKTAAFVLAMLSQVEPANKYPQCLCLSPTYELALQTGKVIEQMGKFYPELKLAYAVRGNKLERGQKISEQIVIGTPGTVLDWCSKLKFIDPKKIKVFVLDEADVMIATQGHQDQSIRIQRMLPRNCQMLLFSATFEDSVWKFAQKVVPDPNIIKLKREEETLDTIKQYYVLCSSRDEKFQALCNLYGAITIAQAMIFCHTRKTASWLAAELSKEGHQVALLSGEMMVEQRAAVIERFREGKEKVLVTTNVCARGIDVEQVSVVINFDLPVDKDGNPDNETYLHRIGRTGRFGKRGLAVNMVDSKHSMNILNRIQEHFNKKIERLDTDDLDEIEKIAN, from the exons ATGGGTTTCAATCGTCCATCCAAGATACAAGAGAATGCGTTGCCACTGATGCTTGCTGAGCC CCCACAGAACTTAATTGCCCAATCTCAGTCTGGTACTGGTAAAACAGCTGCCTTCGTGCTGGCCATGCTTAGCCAAGTAGAACCTGCAAACAAATACCCCCAG TGTCTATGCCTCTCCCCAACGTATGAGCTCGCCCTCCAAACAGGAAAAGTGATTGAACAAATGGGCAAATTTTACCCTGAACTGAAGCTAGCTTATGCTGTTCGAGGCAATAAAT TGGAAAGAGGCCAGAAGATCAGCGAGCAGATTGTCATTGGCACCCCTGGGACCGTGCTGGACTGGTGCTCCAAGCTCAAGTTCATTGATCCCAAGAAAATCAAGGTGTTTGTTCTGGATGAAGCTGATGTCATGATAGCCACTCAGGGCCACCAGGATCAGAGCATCCGCATCCAGAG GATGCTGCCCAGGAACTGCCAGATGCTGCTTTTCTCTGCCACCTTTGAAGACTCTGTCTGGAAGTTTGCCCAGAAAGTGGTCCCAGACCCAAACATTATCAAACTGAAGCGGGAAGAAGAGACCCTAGACACCATCAAGCAGTACTATGTCCTGTGCAGCAGCAGAGACGAGAAGTTCCAGGCCTTGTGTAACCTCTATGGGGCCATCACCATTGCTCAAGCCATGATCTTCTGCCAT ACTCGCAAAACAGCTAGTTGGCTGGCAGCAGAGCTCTCAAAAGAAGGCCACCAGGTGGCTCTGCTGAGTGGGGAGATGATGGTGGAGCAGAGGGCTGCGGTGATTGAGCGCTTCCGAGAGGGCAAAGAGAAGGTTCTGGTGACCACCAACGTGTGTGCCCGTG GCATCGATGTTGAACAAGTGTCTGTCGTCATCAACTTTGATCTTCCCGTGGACAAGGACGGGAACCCTGACAACGAGACCTACCTGCACCGGATCGGGCGCACAGGCCGCTTTGGCAAGAGGGGCCTGGCAGTGAACATGGTGGACAGCAAGCACAGCATGAACATCCTGAACAGAATCCAGGAGCATTTTA ATAAGAAGATAGAAAGATTGGACACGGATGATTTGGATGAGATTGAGAAAATAGCCAACTGA
- the LOC112613720 gene encoding ATP-dependent RNA helicase DDX19B isoform X3, with protein sequence MAGAAGQVRGRALRRFPITLPVGDLSNLHLKEEKIKPDANGAVVKTNTNAEKTDEEEKEDRAAQSLLNKLIRSNLVDNTNQVEVLQRDPNSPLYSVKSFEELRLPQNLIAQSQSGTGKTAAFVLAMLSQVEPANKYPQCLCLSPTYELALQTGKVIEQMGKFYPELKLAYAVRGNKLERGQKISEQIVIGTPGTVLDWCSKLKFIDPKKIKVFVLDEADVMIATQGHQDQSIRIQRMLPRNCQMLLFSATFEDSVWKFAQKVVPDPNIIKLKREEETLDTIKQYYVLCSSRDEKFQALCNLYGAITIAQAMIFCHTRKTASWLAAELSKEGHQVALLSGEMMVEQRAAVIERFREGKEKVLVTTNVCARGIDVEQVSVVINFDLPVDKDGNPDNETYLHRIGRTGRFGKRGLAVNMVDSKHSMNILNRIQEHFNKKIERLDTDDLDEIEKIAN encoded by the exons TTGAGCAACTTGCAtcttaaggaagagaaaatcaaaccAGATGCCAATG GTGCTGTTGTCAAGACCAATACCAATGCAGAGAAGACAGATGAAGAAGAGAAAG AGGACAGAGCTGCCCAGTCCTTACTCAACAAGCTGATCAGAAGCAACCTTGTCGATAACACAAACCAAGTAGAAGTCCTGCAGCGGGATCCAAACTCCCCTCTGTACTCAGTGAAGTCTTTTGAAGAGCTTCGGCT CCCACAGAACTTAATTGCCCAATCTCAGTCTGGTACTGGTAAAACAGCTGCCTTCGTGCTGGCCATGCTTAGCCAAGTAGAACCTGCAAACAAATACCCCCAG TGTCTATGCCTCTCCCCAACGTATGAGCTCGCCCTCCAAACAGGAAAAGTGATTGAACAAATGGGCAAATTTTACCCTGAACTGAAGCTAGCTTATGCTGTTCGAGGCAATAAAT TGGAAAGAGGCCAGAAGATCAGCGAGCAGATTGTCATTGGCACCCCTGGGACCGTGCTGGACTGGTGCTCCAAGCTCAAGTTCATTGATCCCAAGAAAATCAAGGTGTTTGTTCTGGATGAAGCTGATGTCATGATAGCCACTCAGGGCCACCAGGATCAGAGCATCCGCATCCAGAG GATGCTGCCCAGGAACTGCCAGATGCTGCTTTTCTCTGCCACCTTTGAAGACTCTGTCTGGAAGTTTGCCCAGAAAGTGGTCCCAGACCCAAACATTATCAAACTGAAGCGGGAAGAAGAGACCCTAGACACCATCAAGCAGTACTATGTCCTGTGCAGCAGCAGAGACGAGAAGTTCCAGGCCTTGTGTAACCTCTATGGGGCCATCACCATTGCTCAAGCCATGATCTTCTGCCAT ACTCGCAAAACAGCTAGTTGGCTGGCAGCAGAGCTCTCAAAAGAAGGCCACCAGGTGGCTCTGCTGAGTGGGGAGATGATGGTGGAGCAGAGGGCTGCGGTGATTGAGCGCTTCCGAGAGGGCAAAGAGAAGGTTCTGGTGACCACCAACGTGTGTGCCCGTG GCATCGATGTTGAACAAGTGTCTGTCGTCATCAACTTTGATCTTCCCGTGGACAAGGACGGGAACCCTGACAACGAGACCTACCTGCACCGGATCGGGCGCACAGGCCGCTTTGGCAAGAGGGGCCTGGCAGTGAACATGGTGGACAGCAAGCACAGCATGAACATCCTGAACAGAATCCAGGAGCATTTTA ATAAGAAGATAGAAAGATTGGACACGGATGATTTGGATGAGATTGAGAAAATAGCCAACTGA
- the LOC112613720 gene encoding ATP-dependent RNA helicase DDX19B isoform X2 has translation MATDSWALAVDEQEAAAESLSNLHLKEEKIKPDANGAVVKTNTNAEKTDEEEKEDRAAQSLLNKLIRSNLVDNTNQVEVLQRDPNSPLYSVKSFEELRLKPQLLQGVYAMGFNRPSKIQENALPLMLAEPPQNLIAQSQSGTGKTAAFVLAMLSQVEPANKYPQCLCLSPTYELALQTGKVIEQMGKFYPELKLAYAVRGNKLERGQKISEQIVIGTPGTVLDWCSKLKFIDPKKIKVFVLDEADVMIATQGHQDQSIRIQRMLPRNCQMLLFSATFEDSVWKFAQKVVPDPNIIKLKREEETLDTIKQYYVLCSSRDEKFQALCNLYGAITIAQAMIFCHTRKTASWLAAELSKEGHQVALLSGEMMVEQRAAVIERFREGKEKVLVTTNVCARGIDVEQVSVVINFDLPVDKDGNPDNETYLHRIGRTGRFGKRGLAVNMVDSKHSMNILNRIQEHFNKKIERLDTDDLDEIEKIAN, from the exons TTGAGCAACTTGCAtcttaaggaagagaaaatcaaaccAGATGCCAATG GTGCTGTTGTCAAGACCAATACCAATGCAGAGAAGACAGATGAAGAAGAGAAAG AGGACAGAGCTGCCCAGTCCTTACTCAACAAGCTGATCAGAAGCAACCTTGTCGATAACACAAACCAAGTAGAAGTCCTGCAGCGGGATCCAAACTCCCCTCTGTACTCAGTGAAGTCTTTTGAAGAGCTTCGGCT GAAACCACAGCTTCTCCAAGGAGTCTATGCCATGGGTTTCAATCGTCCATCCAAGATACAAGAGAATGCGTTGCCACTGATGCTTGCTGAGCC CCCACAGAACTTAATTGCCCAATCTCAGTCTGGTACTGGTAAAACAGCTGCCTTCGTGCTGGCCATGCTTAGCCAAGTAGAACCTGCAAACAAATACCCCCAG TGTCTATGCCTCTCCCCAACGTATGAGCTCGCCCTCCAAACAGGAAAAGTGATTGAACAAATGGGCAAATTTTACCCTGAACTGAAGCTAGCTTATGCTGTTCGAGGCAATAAAT TGGAAAGAGGCCAGAAGATCAGCGAGCAGATTGTCATTGGCACCCCTGGGACCGTGCTGGACTGGTGCTCCAAGCTCAAGTTCATTGATCCCAAGAAAATCAAGGTGTTTGTTCTGGATGAAGCTGATGTCATGATAGCCACTCAGGGCCACCAGGATCAGAGCATCCGCATCCAGAG GATGCTGCCCAGGAACTGCCAGATGCTGCTTTTCTCTGCCACCTTTGAAGACTCTGTCTGGAAGTTTGCCCAGAAAGTGGTCCCAGACCCAAACATTATCAAACTGAAGCGGGAAGAAGAGACCCTAGACACCATCAAGCAGTACTATGTCCTGTGCAGCAGCAGAGACGAGAAGTTCCAGGCCTTGTGTAACCTCTATGGGGCCATCACCATTGCTCAAGCCATGATCTTCTGCCAT ACTCGCAAAACAGCTAGTTGGCTGGCAGCAGAGCTCTCAAAAGAAGGCCACCAGGTGGCTCTGCTGAGTGGGGAGATGATGGTGGAGCAGAGGGCTGCGGTGATTGAGCGCTTCCGAGAGGGCAAAGAGAAGGTTCTGGTGACCACCAACGTGTGTGCCCGTG GCATCGATGTTGAACAAGTGTCTGTCGTCATCAACTTTGATCTTCCCGTGGACAAGGACGGGAACCCTGACAACGAGACCTACCTGCACCGGATCGGGCGCACAGGCCGCTTTGGCAAGAGGGGCCTGGCAGTGAACATGGTGGACAGCAAGCACAGCATGAACATCCTGAACAGAATCCAGGAGCATTTTA ATAAGAAGATAGAAAGATTGGACACGGATGATTTGGATGAGATTGAGAAAATAGCCAACTGA
- the LOC112613720 gene encoding ATP-dependent RNA helicase DDX19B isoform X6 yields the protein MGPGGGRAGSGSRVEDRAAQSLLNKLIRSNLVDNTNQVEVLQRDPNSPLYSVKSFEELRLPQNLIAQSQSGTGKTAAFVLAMLSQVEPANKYPQCLCLSPTYELALQTGKVIEQMGKFYPELKLAYAVRGNKLERGQKISEQIVIGTPGTVLDWCSKLKFIDPKKIKVFVLDEADVMIATQGHQDQSIRIQRMLPRNCQMLLFSATFEDSVWKFAQKVVPDPNIIKLKREEETLDTIKQYYVLCSSRDEKFQALCNLYGAITIAQAMIFCHTRKTASWLAAELSKEGHQVALLSGEMMVEQRAAVIERFREGKEKVLVTTNVCARGIDVEQVSVVINFDLPVDKDGNPDNETYLHRIGRTGRFGKRGLAVNMVDSKHSMNILNRIQEHFNKKIERLDTDDLDEIEKIAN from the exons AGGACAGAGCTGCCCAGTCCTTACTCAACAAGCTGATCAGAAGCAACCTTGTCGATAACACAAACCAAGTAGAAGTCCTGCAGCGGGATCCAAACTCCCCTCTGTACTCAGTGAAGTCTTTTGAAGAGCTTCGGCT CCCACAGAACTTAATTGCCCAATCTCAGTCTGGTACTGGTAAAACAGCTGCCTTCGTGCTGGCCATGCTTAGCCAAGTAGAACCTGCAAACAAATACCCCCAG TGTCTATGCCTCTCCCCAACGTATGAGCTCGCCCTCCAAACAGGAAAAGTGATTGAACAAATGGGCAAATTTTACCCTGAACTGAAGCTAGCTTATGCTGTTCGAGGCAATAAAT TGGAAAGAGGCCAGAAGATCAGCGAGCAGATTGTCATTGGCACCCCTGGGACCGTGCTGGACTGGTGCTCCAAGCTCAAGTTCATTGATCCCAAGAAAATCAAGGTGTTTGTTCTGGATGAAGCTGATGTCATGATAGCCACTCAGGGCCACCAGGATCAGAGCATCCGCATCCAGAG GATGCTGCCCAGGAACTGCCAGATGCTGCTTTTCTCTGCCACCTTTGAAGACTCTGTCTGGAAGTTTGCCCAGAAAGTGGTCCCAGACCCAAACATTATCAAACTGAAGCGGGAAGAAGAGACCCTAGACACCATCAAGCAGTACTATGTCCTGTGCAGCAGCAGAGACGAGAAGTTCCAGGCCTTGTGTAACCTCTATGGGGCCATCACCATTGCTCAAGCCATGATCTTCTGCCAT ACTCGCAAAACAGCTAGTTGGCTGGCAGCAGAGCTCTCAAAAGAAGGCCACCAGGTGGCTCTGCTGAGTGGGGAGATGATGGTGGAGCAGAGGGCTGCGGTGATTGAGCGCTTCCGAGAGGGCAAAGAGAAGGTTCTGGTGACCACCAACGTGTGTGCCCGTG GCATCGATGTTGAACAAGTGTCTGTCGTCATCAACTTTGATCTTCCCGTGGACAAGGACGGGAACCCTGACAACGAGACCTACCTGCACCGGATCGGGCGCACAGGCCGCTTTGGCAAGAGGGGCCTGGCAGTGAACATGGTGGACAGCAAGCACAGCATGAACATCCTGAACAGAATCCAGGAGCATTTTA ATAAGAAGATAGAAAGATTGGACACGGATGATTTGGATGAGATTGAGAAAATAGCCAACTGA